One Paenibacillus sp. FSL H7-0737 DNA segment encodes these proteins:
- a CDS encoding stalk domain-containing protein, with protein sequence MIRSKWMQKALSMITATSLVFPGLFGLAPSSEVSAAGGGESFDSVVLELTQAAGQAGRVNLTYKGSPLSSLVKGPVIDEVNYDSSNANLLTVNNQGNITLASGYTFALPDAPGIPVTITAAASYYHDSDVLFMEDFENNNGPMTSTGKLGSSYTLSDAQSRSGLKAITPSNDTNNENVTQDVALPAGSNYKMTAWYFDPYPDEEKTATDRTQFAIVDGKNATFAGTFYQSSEADVIHNPTRYTWAYAPSSAGTAGNRWKDSGALRSTGWHKFEWLITPNGATLQIDGTLISDSAQSNIYKAMKSGTTIQPKIAGGWNNQSGNKAYIKNKHLIDDFYVVKDVATTTGTRTLTLNLVPPGGLPNLEIITQPTAAEVKQGETATFSVAASAAASAYQWYVSDDESGLNGTKVSGADKALLTLPNVDAASQQGNFYYCEVSSADGIVVKSNAAPLLITTNTQVNAPIKPTLDSDTGIYSGASNYGDTLVTLFKDGGPVGYYLSKNGGPDQPNNHERHHVLPYARALGVGNYTVTAIVINNAGDISEEVAASGILKIEKLPVPVNVRWNGTYATWDRVANASAYSVQLFSNGVAKGSPIAATSNDAALSPTLNDTFKVKANGNATSRFLDSDESEESAQYSANIALIRQSDTLRAGDRTRLIVDTADVFVADNISFRPADQDKDKIEVDDAGFVTVKKGYVPTGNEEVTVQVSVDYFNKADTMFYDGFEGEKKFSNGANGYVHSDVMSRTGGKAATSSGAGQVATVPGTYNYAPATGKTTIVTAWYYDDGRAASNDHAVFGLTPSSNEHIAINYGNGDGDWATNLTNYAVRPGSSGRFYPVDVKRSEGWHKFQWFVTSTGTTYKIDGKDIRRQSTDGGNFDTLVKNNISKIDALQLATNWGNKAGTIKDIQNRHFIDDVYVIDSGITAQTGTSSITLKLMPKEYSHLEDSTYVIGLDDYNITVNPDLADLAGVEIGAVTLQRDVDYTVSGNVLKINKESFARNNIVPGKYTIRLDLNPAEITFELNILPLEVRDYYFSNNGDDHSDGRTPATAWKSISKINEYVFMPGSTIYLDANSVWNEQIRLRGNGEEGNPITLTKYNTTDPNRRPIINGGGTASSPSGISLNGTIELYDVNYWVVSGIEVTNIGNKAGDGRSGIAVMSRISKLGQGQFNIQDYADARMQGIVIRDNYVHDVNGLHQANGASKVSGGIIINGYVDILVEGNKTLRCDNEGIRNNAYGPSNPGTNNTGITWSNSSYPWASNAVFRNNWISSSVGDGIVMSGGNNSLVERNVVTDSGYSYLSDKSGNLVTNWGPNNTTPTYLGSQNYAAAWIMASKGTIFRYNEAVDNPYHASNDGMAWDIDNYCQDNVYEYNYSRNNYGGWYLQMNAAKGNIVRYNISVNDGRSPDFNKSFNSLILLAGGSSTSEELSGLYYNNVIVTPLKNSSSLVFDPTASNLHIYFQNNIFAYTGANNQVGLKGGGTSASFAAGRFTNNIVYPANLFGSMNAGGGGYLGAGVTATDNRYVSEEELNSILNDYKSAPEHWITNSGKVDAKLDYSAMNGFRLADGNNLAYGAGAEIVSPYVDRANALPHMTERTDFFGNPLSGRTPSIGAHNPYAVTFDSNGGSEVVMKFADMGGTITEPTAPTKENTVFGGWYQDAGLNDVWDFVADPVSRDIELYAKWVEDAGTAPTITTKSLADGKVGQPYSAVLTTDSDKPIKWAVVDGQLPSGLSLDEDAGVISGTPDQWGQFTFKVQANNDAGSDSKSFNIVITEDVSVDTAPEIITKTLPSGKVGQPYTVTLAVYGSEPITWKVQGGDLPVDLNLDEATGVISGTPQEAGYYEFTVAATNDFGIDKRVLSIEIKEDKPVETAPEIITKNLPSGKVGEPYTVTLAVYGDEPITWTVRDNYLPAGLKLEGATGVISGVPNEAGTYKFTVTASNHAGMDTIELTIVITANNNGGGSGGQISTPTPSPESPVADLIDATIKEQLMKGNSIALTMSAGKDELEIQNDTIGAIIKANKPLTVTNDTVSVELSPELLKQLNTGKSMKVVIKPVNDRDGVIGRGYELKIFVDGREVTDYTGLIPVTFDLSKEKLSTNDISMLCGVMLRLDGNMERLGGKYDHKTGKFTFTAKGLGYIFVTTKPEPVKLELTLGKKGYKLNGIEMSMDVESMVVKGRTLVPLRFVAESLGANVGWDNITKTVMITLEGQTLSIAIGELAPGMDVAAELVNGRTMLPLRFIAEYFGADVFFNNTTKSISIMK encoded by the coding sequence ATGATACGATCGAAATGGATGCAAAAAGCTTTGTCGATGATTACGGCAACTTCGTTGGTGTTCCCTGGTCTGTTCGGCTTGGCGCCTTCATCTGAAGTGTCAGCTGCGGGAGGGGGCGAATCTTTTGACTCTGTTGTACTAGAATTGACACAAGCGGCAGGTCAGGCAGGCAGGGTGAATCTTACCTATAAAGGTTCGCCTTTAAGCAGTCTCGTGAAAGGACCGGTTATTGACGAGGTTAATTATGATTCCAGCAATGCGAATCTTTTAACTGTTAATAATCAGGGGAACATTACTTTAGCTAGCGGTTATACATTTGCGTTGCCAGATGCTCCAGGCATCCCGGTGACAATCACGGCCGCGGCGAGTTATTACCATGACTCAGATGTATTATTCATGGAGGATTTCGAGAACAACAATGGTCCAATGACATCAACTGGCAAATTAGGTTCGTCATACACGCTTTCCGATGCTCAGTCCCGTTCTGGATTGAAAGCGATTACACCTTCGAATGATACGAATAATGAAAATGTAACCCAAGACGTGGCATTGCCGGCAGGTAGCAATTATAAGATGACGGCATGGTATTTTGACCCGTATCCTGATGAGGAGAAGACAGCGACGGATAGAACTCAATTTGCTATTGTAGATGGCAAAAATGCCACCTTTGCCGGGACATTCTATCAAAGTTCAGAGGCTGATGTTATTCATAACCCGACTAGATATACTTGGGCATATGCACCATCATCAGCGGGTACAGCAGGCAACCGTTGGAAAGATAGCGGGGCTTTACGTTCCACAGGCTGGCATAAATTCGAGTGGCTCATTACACCGAATGGTGCGACTTTACAAATAGACGGAACATTAATATCCGATTCAGCGCAAAGTAATATTTACAAAGCTATGAAGAGCGGTACAACCATTCAGCCTAAAATAGCTGGAGGATGGAACAACCAGTCAGGTAACAAAGCTTATATTAAAAATAAACATCTAATCGACGATTTTTATGTTGTTAAAGATGTGGCTACAACAACAGGAACCAGAACATTAACATTGAATTTGGTACCTCCCGGTGGATTGCCAAATTTAGAAATAATCACTCAGCCAACAGCGGCAGAAGTGAAGCAAGGTGAGACAGCAACATTTAGCGTTGCGGCATCAGCCGCTGCTTCAGCATATCAATGGTATGTATCTGACGACGAGTCTGGCTTGAACGGGACAAAAGTCAGCGGAGCTGATAAGGCGCTATTAACGCTTCCCAATGTGGACGCAGCTTCACAACAAGGCAATTTCTATTATTGCGAAGTGTCTTCGGCAGACGGAATTGTGGTGAAATCCAATGCTGCACCGTTGTTGATAACCACCAATACACAGGTGAATGCGCCAATTAAACCGACGCTTGACTCGGACACGGGCATTTATAGTGGCGCTTCCAATTACGGTGACACCCTTGTAACACTGTTCAAAGACGGTGGACCTGTTGGTTATTATTTATCGAAAAATGGAGGACCCGACCAGCCTAACAATCACGAAAGGCATCATGTTCTGCCCTATGCAAGGGCACTGGGAGTGGGCAACTACACGGTTACAGCCATTGTCATTAATAATGCGGGGGACATCAGTGAAGAAGTTGCAGCATCCGGAATATTAAAGATCGAGAAATTGCCTGTACCGGTAAATGTCAGATGGAACGGCACATACGCTACATGGGACCGCGTCGCTAACGCATCTGCCTATTCGGTTCAACTCTTCAGTAATGGAGTGGCTAAAGGAAGCCCGATTGCAGCAACAAGCAATGATGCGGCTTTGTCCCCGACTTTAAATGATACATTTAAAGTAAAAGCAAACGGCAATGCAACGTCACGATTCTTGGACTCTGATGAATCAGAGGAGAGTGCACAATATTCAGCCAACATTGCACTAATTCGCCAGAGCGATACTTTACGGGCAGGAGATAGAACACGGTTAATCGTTGACACTGCTGATGTGTTCGTTGCTGATAACATCAGCTTCAGACCGGCAGATCAAGACAAGGATAAGATTGAAGTTGATGATGCCGGATTCGTGACGGTTAAGAAAGGTTATGTTCCGACAGGGAACGAAGAGGTCACTGTTCAAGTAAGCGTTGATTACTTCAATAAGGCTGACACTATGTTTTACGATGGATTTGAAGGGGAGAAGAAATTTTCAAATGGTGCGAACGGATATGTTCACAGCGATGTGATGTCCCGTACCGGAGGAAAAGCCGCAACATCAAGCGGCGCCGGTCAGGTGGCTACTGTTCCAGGTACCTATAATTACGCCCCTGCAACCGGTAAGACAACAATCGTTACTGCTTGGTACTATGATGATGGCAGAGCGGCTTCCAATGACCACGCTGTCTTTGGCTTAACCCCATCATCCAATGAACATATCGCAATAAATTATGGCAATGGAGATGGCGATTGGGCCACAAATCTGACCAATTACGCAGTCAGACCCGGTTCATCCGGGAGATTCTATCCTGTAGATGTCAAGCGAAGCGAAGGCTGGCATAAATTCCAATGGTTCGTTACATCAACGGGAACGACCTATAAAATCGATGGAAAAGACATTAGAAGGCAATCAACAGATGGCGGCAATTTTGATACCCTAGTTAAGAACAATATTTCCAAGATCGATGCATTGCAGCTTGCTACGAACTGGGGCAACAAGGCTGGAACGATTAAGGATATACAGAACAGGCACTTTATCGATGACGTATATGTTATCGATAGTGGAATAACAGCCCAAACCGGAACATCTTCTATTACGCTAAAGCTCATGCCCAAAGAGTATAGCCACTTAGAAGACAGCACATATGTTATTGGTCTGGACGACTATAATATCACCGTAAATCCTGATTTAGCAGATCTAGCTGGAGTGGAGATCGGCGCTGTAACACTGCAGCGGGATGTGGATTATACGGTTAGCGGTAATGTATTGAAAATTAACAAAGAATCATTCGCAAGAAATAATATCGTGCCAGGAAAATATACCATTAGACTGGATCTGAATCCTGCCGAAATCACATTCGAGTTGAACATTCTACCACTTGAAGTCCGTGATTATTATTTCTCCAATAACGGTGACGATCATTCAGATGGACGCACACCGGCTACGGCATGGAAATCAATCTCCAAGATTAATGAATATGTATTTATGCCAGGTTCAACCATTTATCTGGATGCGAATAGCGTATGGAACGAACAAATCAGACTGCGCGGCAATGGTGAGGAAGGAAATCCGATTACGCTTACAAAATATAATACGACCGACCCTAACCGACGCCCGATAATTAATGGTGGAGGAACAGCGTCAAGCCCATCAGGCATTTCCTTAAACGGTACAATTGAGTTATATGACGTTAACTATTGGGTAGTCAGTGGAATTGAAGTAACGAACATCGGCAATAAAGCAGGTGACGGCCGTTCTGGTATCGCTGTAATGTCACGGATTTCCAAGCTGGGACAAGGTCAGTTTAATATTCAAGATTATGCTGATGCTCGTATGCAAGGAATCGTCATTCGAGATAACTACGTTCATGATGTTAATGGGCTGCACCAAGCAAATGGAGCAAGTAAGGTATCCGGCGGCATCATTATTAATGGTTATGTAGATATATTGGTTGAAGGAAATAAAACCCTTCGCTGCGATAACGAAGGTATTCGTAACAATGCCTACGGACCAAGCAATCCTGGGACGAATAACACAGGCATTACTTGGAGTAACTCAAGCTATCCTTGGGCATCAAACGCTGTGTTTAGAAACAACTGGATTTCTAGTTCGGTTGGAGATGGCATTGTTATGTCCGGCGGGAACAACTCCCTTGTGGAACGAAATGTGGTCACAGACAGCGGATACAGCTATTTAAGCGATAAGAGCGGCAACCTGGTTACGAACTGGGGGCCAAATAATACAACGCCAACATATCTAGGTTCGCAAAACTATGCGGCAGCGTGGATTATGGCAAGTAAAGGCACGATCTTCCGCTATAATGAAGCCGTGGACAACCCTTATCATGCAAGTAATGACGGTATGGCATGGGACATTGACAACTATTGTCAGGACAATGTGTATGAATACAATTACAGCCGAAATAACTATGGCGGTTGGTACTTACAGATGAATGCTGCCAAGGGCAATATCGTTCGCTATAACATTAGCGTGAACGACGGTCGCAGCCCGGATTTTAACAAGAGCTTTAACAGTCTTATATTACTTGCGGGAGGTTCTTCAACGAGCGAGGAATTAAGCGGATTATACTATAACAATGTCATCGTCACACCATTGAAGAATAGCAGTTCGTTAGTATTTGATCCGACGGCCTCCAACTTGCATATTTATTTCCAAAATAATATTTTTGCCTACACTGGGGCAAACAACCAGGTTGGTCTGAAAGGCGGGGGAACATCTGCTTCATTTGCAGCCGGACGTTTTACGAACAACATTGTATATCCGGCTAATCTTTTTGGTAGCATGAACGCAGGCGGAGGCGGGTATCTAGGTGCAGGCGTAACAGCAACTGACAACCGCTATGTATCGGAAGAGGAACTTAACTCTATATTAAATGATTATAAATCTGCGCCGGAACATTGGATTACCAACAGCGGAAAAGTTGATGCCAAGCTTGATTACAGTGCGATGAACGGGTTCCGTCTTGCTGACGGTAATAACCTGGCCTATGGTGCAGGTGCCGAGATTGTAAGCCCATATGTGGATCGCGCGAACGCTCTGCCTCATATGACGGAGAGAACAGACTTCTTCGGCAATCCACTTAGCGGCAGAACGCCTTCCATCGGCGCACACAACCCTTATGCGGTAACTTTTGATTCCAACGGTGGCAGCGAAGTGGTGATGAAGTTCGCAGATATGGGCGGGACAATTACCGAGCCAACAGCGCCGACAAAAGAAAACACTGTTTTCGGCGGTTGGTATCAAGATGCAGGATTAAACGATGTCTGGGATTTCGTTGCTGATCCTGTTTCAAGGGATATTGAATTATATGCGAAATGGGTTGAAGACGCAGGTACTGCGCCAACGATTACGACGAAATCGCTTGCGGATGGCAAGGTAGGACAACCTTATTCGGCAGTTCTTACCACTGACAGCGATAAGCCGATCAAATGGGCTGTTGTAGATGGTCAATTGCCATCAGGATTGAGCTTGGATGAAGATGCAGGTGTTATCTCGGGTACACCGGATCAATGGGGTCAATTTACATTTAAAGTTCAAGCTAACAATGACGCAGGCAGTGACTCGAAATCGTTCAATATAGTTATTACTGAAGATGTCTCAGTTGACACAGCTCCGGAGATTATCACTAAGACTTTGCCGAGTGGCAAAGTTGGACAACCGTATACGGTAACATTAGCGGTATACGGCAGCGAACCGATTACTTGGAAGGTCCAGGGAGGAGATTTACCAGTAGATTTGAACCTAGATGAAGCAACAGGCGTTATCTCGGGTACGCCTCAAGAGGCAGGATATTACGAATTCACTGTTGCAGCAACGAATGATTTTGGTATAGATAAGCGAGTATTGAGCATCGAGATTAAAGAGGATAAGCCAGTGGAAACAGCTCCGGAGATTATCACTAAGAATCTGCCAAGCGGCAAAGTTGGAGAACCTTATACGGTAACATTAGCGGTATACGGCGACGAACCGATTACCTGGACAGTGAGAGATAATTATTTACCTGCAGGGTTGAAATTAGAAGGAGCTACGGGTGTTATTTCAGGGGTGCCTAATGAAGCGGGAACATACAAATTCACTGTTACGGCTTCTAACCATGCTGGCATGGATACGATAGAGTTAACTATCGTAATTACTGCAAATAATAACGGCGGAGGATCAGGTGGTCAAATCAGCACGCCGACTCCTTCTCCAGAATCACCGGTAGCAGATCTTATTGATGCTACAATCAAAGAGCAGCTGATGAAAGGCAATTCCATTGCATTGACGATGTCAGCCGGAAAAGATGAGCTTGAGATTCAAAACGATACGATCGGTGCGATTATTAAAGCCAACAAACCGCTAACCGTTACGAATGACACCGTATCTGTTGAATTGTCCCCTGAATTGTTGAAGCAGTTGAATACAGGCAAGAGTATGAAGGTTGTCATTAAACCTGTAAATGATAGAGACGGAGTTATAGGGCGGGGATATGAGTTGAAGATCTTCGTGGATGGCCGGGAAGTAACGGATTATACAGGGCTTATACCCGTAACCTTCGATCTGTCAAAAGAGAAGTTGTCGACTAACGATATTAGCATGTTATGCGGTGTCATGCTTCGATTAGACGGTAA